A stretch of the uncultured Desulfobacter sp. genome encodes the following:
- the gcvPB gene encoding aminomethyl-transferring glycine dehydrogenase subunit GcvPB translates to MTKPGTSGLIFNEPELWEKSREGRCGISMPRSDVPRAALDPALTDDAPNLPQLSELDVVRHFTRLSQWNFCIDSGMYPLGSCTMKYNPKTNEVQASRKGFVVAHPLAGDEFSQGALKLMYELEQMLGEITGFPAVTLQPAAGAHGELTGMLMIHAWHAKQGKQRSKILIPDTAHGTNPASATLCGYKSVNIKSGPKGILDPQTVAEAMDEDTAGIMITNPNTLGLFEENIKEVCDIVHAKGGLVYGDGANMNAVMGIIKPGELGIDVLHLNLHKTFSTPHGGGGPGSGPVAVIEDLIPFLPVPQVQKENNTYSFITDCPDTIGRMHTFYGHFGVMVRAFAYILSMGGDGLKRASQLAVLNANYIKENLKGTLDLPYDRPCMHECVFTDKSVQAHHISTMDMAKRLLDYGFHPPTVYFPLVVEAAFMVEPTETESKDEIDQFIEAVKAIVKEAGSNPDELHSAPHLPKVTRLDEVTAARKPCLKG, encoded by the coding sequence ATGACAAAGCCAGGTACAAGTGGCCTTATATTTAATGAACCCGAACTGTGGGAAAAGAGCCGGGAAGGCAGATGCGGCATCTCCATGCCCAGAAGTGATGTGCCAAGAGCGGCTCTTGACCCGGCACTCACAGATGATGCACCGAATCTGCCGCAATTATCCGAACTGGATGTGGTCCGTCATTTTACCCGTCTGTCCCAATGGAATTTTTGCATTGATTCGGGCATGTATCCCTTGGGCTCCTGCACCATGAAATACAATCCCAAAACCAATGAGGTCCAGGCATCCCGTAAAGGATTTGTAGTGGCCCATCCCTTGGCTGGGGATGAATTTTCCCAAGGGGCCTTAAAATTGATGTATGAGCTGGAACAAATGCTCGGGGAGATCACAGGCTTTCCCGCCGTCACCTTACAACCGGCCGCTGGGGCCCATGGCGAGCTCACCGGCATGCTCATGATCCATGCCTGGCATGCCAAGCAGGGAAAACAACGCTCAAAGATTCTGATCCCGGACACGGCCCATGGCACCAATCCCGCGTCCGCAACCCTTTGCGGATATAAGTCTGTGAATATCAAATCAGGTCCCAAAGGCATTCTGGACCCCCAGACAGTGGCCGAGGCCATGGACGAAGATACCGCCGGTATCATGATCACCAACCCCAATACGCTGGGGCTGTTTGAGGAGAACATCAAAGAGGTCTGTGACATCGTCCATGCCAAGGGCGGCCTTGTTTACGGAGACGGTGCCAACATGAATGCCGTCATGGGGATCATAAAGCCGGGTGAACTTGGCATTGATGTGCTCCATTTAAATCTTCACAAAACCTTTTCCACCCCCCACGGCGGCGGCGGCCCCGGTTCCGGTCCTGTGGCCGTAATCGAAGATTTGATTCCCTTTCTTCCTGTGCCGCAGGTTCAAAAAGAAAACAATACCTATTCGTTTATTACCGATTGTCCTGATACAATCGGTCGGATGCATACCTTCTATGGCCATTTCGGGGTCATGGTCAGGGCCTTTGCATATATTCTGTCCATGGGAGGAGATGGTTTAAAGCGTGCATCCCAGCTTGCCGTGCTCAATGCCAACTATATCAAAGAAAACCTTAAAGGCACCCTGGACCTGCCTTATGACAGGCCTTGTATGCATGAATGTGTTTTTACCGACAAAAGTGTTCAAGCGCACCACATCAGTACCATGGATATGGCCAAGCGTCTTCTGGATTACGGATTCCATCCACCCACGGTATATTTCCCCTTGGTGGTGGAAGCCGCCTTTATGGTGGAGCCCACGGAAACCGAGTCAAAAGATGAGATTGATCAGTTCATTGAGGCGGTAAAAGCCATTGTTAAAGAGGCCGGTTCAAACCCGGATGAATTACACTCAGCACCCCATCTGCCTAAAGTGACTCGGCTGGATGAGGTGACGGCGGCACGCAAACCCTGCCTGAAGGGTTAA
- a CDS encoding MFS transporter, whose amino-acid sequence MSRTLFEFLSSNLQRFSPKHWGTVKNFAHPRVVTMLFFGFSAGLPILLIFSSLSLWLREAGVQRSAVTFFSWAALGYSFKFIWAPLVDQMPIPMMSRMLGRRRAWILLAQIGITASIFAMSMIDPAKGQNYIVFMALAAVGLGFSSATQDIAIDAYRIESADESLQALMASVYIAGYRIGMLAAGAGALFLAQIKGSILGAYDYTAWRMAYQIMAGLMAIGIITVFVIKEPEVTAKETNYGRTTDHARFFILFLVSAAAFVSWFYFTSGIASTLKEQVGFIIKNTSAAGFIIETIRLAAGIGAALLGARMMVALKVANMEMIRSAYVEPVSDFFSRYGARLAWLLLALIGLYRISDIVLGVISNVFYQDMGFSKIHIASIVKTFGLFMTIAGGFLGGTLSIQFGVMRILFMGALLSALTNLLFVLMAWTGPVLPMLYLVISADNLAGGLAGAAFVAFLSSLTNVRFTAIQYAVFSSLMTLVPKMFSGYSGSMVDQLGYPVFFTVTAVMGIPVLILILICGARLQIKETKK is encoded by the coding sequence ATGTCACGCACTTTATTTGAATTTTTGTCTTCAAACCTGCAGCGTTTTTCACCAAAACACTGGGGAACCGTCAAGAATTTTGCCCACCCACGGGTGGTCACCATGCTCTTTTTTGGTTTCAGCGCCGGACTTCCCATTCTGCTGATTTTTTCCTCACTGTCCCTTTGGCTTCGCGAAGCAGGGGTCCAACGTTCGGCGGTAACCTTTTTTTCATGGGCAGCACTGGGCTATTCTTTTAAATTTATCTGGGCGCCATTGGTGGATCAGATGCCCATTCCAATGATGAGCCGAATGCTTGGCCGGCGCAGGGCCTGGATACTTCTGGCCCAGATCGGTATTACCGCATCCATTTTTGCCATGTCCATGATTGATCCTGCAAAAGGGCAAAATTATATTGTTTTCATGGCCCTGGCCGCTGTGGGTTTAGGCTTTTCTTCGGCCACCCAGGACATTGCCATTGATGCCTATCGAATTGAATCTGCCGATGAAAGCCTCCAGGCACTTATGGCTTCGGTATATATCGCCGGATACAGGATCGGAATGCTGGCCGCAGGTGCCGGCGCCTTGTTTCTGGCTCAGATAAAAGGCTCAATTCTTGGCGCATATGATTATACGGCCTGGCGCATGGCTTATCAGATCATGGCTGGATTAATGGCCATTGGGATCATAACGGTATTTGTGATCAAAGAACCGGAAGTAACGGCCAAAGAAACAAATTATGGCCGGACCACGGATCACGCCCGTTTTTTTATTCTTTTTTTAGTGTCTGCCGCAGCGTTTGTCAGTTGGTTCTACTTTACCTCAGGGATTGCATCAACATTAAAAGAACAGGTGGGCTTTATTATAAAAAACACCTCTGCAGCCGGATTCATCATTGAAACGATAAGACTTGCCGCAGGGATCGGTGCTGCGCTCCTTGGTGCAAGGATGATGGTGGCCTTGAAAGTCGCAAACATGGAGATGATCCGGTCCGCCTATGTTGAACCGGTGTCGGATTTTTTTTCCCGATACGGTGCAAGGCTTGCCTGGCTGCTTCTTGCACTCATCGGCCTGTACCGTATTTCTGACATTGTTCTCGGTGTTATTTCCAATGTCTTTTATCAGGATATGGGATTTTCAAAAATTCACATCGCAAGTATCGTAAAAACATTTGGACTGTTCATGACCATTGCCGGCGGTTTTTTAGGGGGAACCCTGTCCATTCAGTTTGGGGTGATGCGCATTCTTTTTATGGGAGCATTGCTGTCTGCGCTTACCAATCTTTTGTTTGTCCTCATGGCCTGGACCGGTCCGGTCTTGCCCATGCTTTACCTGGTAATTTCTGCGGACAATTTGGCAGGCGGTCTGGCCGGCGCAGCATTTGTGGCTTTTTTGTCCAGTCTGACCAATGTGCGGTTCACCGCCATTCAGTATGCCGTATTTTCATCTCTAATGACCCTCGTGCCCAAGATGTTTTCCGGATATTCCGGGAGCATGGTGGATCAACTGGGATACCCTGTTTTTTTTACCGTGACCGCCGTGATGGGTATCCCAGTTTTGATCTTAATTTTGATCTGCGGGGCTCGACTACAGATCAAGGAGACAAAAAAGTAA
- a CDS encoding MBL fold metallo-hydrolase, with product MRIKCWGSRGSVCVSGLQYIKYGGDTTCFEIQADSGEVVIIDAGTGIRRLGMHLVQKKIKACYLILTHTHWDHIIGLPFFHPLLYGDTTVHVQDRTFAGLTTKKVIEQVMRMPFFPVGLTAFNADIRFEKSLNDRFSIGSLDIETIPTSHSQNSLGYKFTENGKTFVFLTDNELGYIHPQGRTVKEYIDFSKDADVLFHDTEYTDDEYLNKNGWGHSCLSDVLDLSVKASVGQLGLIHLNQNRTDDQVDTMVDQCRRFFNNNHLSTPCYAVSADFEIFL from the coding sequence ATGCGTATAAAATGTTGGGGGTCCAGGGGGTCTGTCTGTGTCTCAGGGCTGCAATATATCAAATACGGGGGAGACACCACCTGTTTTGAGATCCAGGCCGATTCCGGTGAAGTTGTGATCATTGATGCCGGTACCGGTATTCGTAGGCTTGGTATGCATCTTGTCCAAAAAAAAATAAAGGCATGCTATCTGATTTTGACCCATACCCACTGGGATCACATCATTGGACTTCCCTTTTTTCATCCCTTGCTTTATGGAGACACAACGGTCCACGTTCAGGATCGCACCTTTGCCGGCCTGACCACAAAAAAAGTGATTGAGCAGGTTATGCGCATGCCTTTTTTTCCTGTGGGGTTAACGGCTTTCAACGCTGATATTCGGTTTGAAAAATCATTGAACGACCGTTTTTCCATCGGCAGCCTGGATATAGAAACCATTCCCACGTCCCATTCCCAAAACAGCCTTGGATACAAATTTACGGAAAATGGAAAAACATTTGTGTTTCTAACGGACAATGAACTGGGATATATCCATCCCCAGGGCAGAACGGTTAAAGAATACATTGACTTTTCAAAGGATGCGGATGTACTGTTTCACGACACCGAGTACACGGATGATGAATACCTGAATAAAAACGGGTGGGGGCATTCCTGCCTGTCCGATGTTTTGGATTTAAGTGTGAAGGCGTCAGTGGGGCAACTTGGCTTAATCCATCTTAACCAGAACAGAACCGATGACCAGGTGGATACCATGGTTGATCAGTGCCGTCGGTTTTTTAATAACAATCACCTTTCCACCCCCTGTTATGCCGTTTCGGCGGATTTTGAAATTTTTTTATAG